One stretch of Streptomyces agglomeratus DNA includes these proteins:
- a CDS encoding serine hydrolase domain-containing protein, giving the protein MRRTPSRRLFAAGLLMASALAPLAAAPATAVHAPAVDRHDQDTYPSGGLGPELNARLDQTIEHVRRQARIPGVVVGLWMPGKGSYVRATGVADTRTGRPMTTDVYTRIGSETKTFTVTALLELVDDGRIRLDDPIARYVDGVPNGRRITLRHLAEMRSGLFPYTADPEFTRALEGDPSRSWDPRELLAYGYKHRNTFAPGTKFQYSNSNLILLGLVIEKVSGRQFGDFLHQRVLRPARLHHTLLPEGAEFPEPHARGYTNQTLSGAYVDSTNWNPSWAWSAGAMISNLHDLRRWARVVATGTLLSPETQRERLKTLPTGFPGTSYGLGILKTGGWIGHNGSLPGYESVTVYLPSQKATLVLMLNTDAMHEGQEPSSLLARAITEIVTPDNVYDRPVPAR; this is encoded by the coding sequence ATGCGACGTACCCCCTCCCGCCGGCTGTTCGCCGCAGGGCTGCTGATGGCGTCCGCCCTGGCTCCCCTGGCAGCGGCTCCCGCCACGGCCGTCCACGCGCCGGCCGTCGACCGGCACGACCAGGACACGTACCCGTCGGGCGGTCTCGGTCCCGAGCTGAACGCCCGGCTGGACCAGACCATCGAGCACGTCCGCCGGCAGGCCCGCATCCCCGGTGTCGTCGTCGGGCTGTGGATGCCGGGCAAGGGGAGCTACGTCCGCGCGACGGGTGTCGCCGACACCCGCACCGGCCGGCCGATGACCACCGACGTCTACACGCGGATCGGCAGCGAGACGAAGACGTTCACCGTCACCGCGCTGCTCGAGCTCGTCGACGACGGCCGGATCCGGCTGGACGACCCGATCGCCCGCTACGTCGACGGTGTGCCCAACGGCCGCCGGATCACCCTGCGCCACCTCGCCGAGATGCGCAGCGGCCTGTTCCCGTACACCGCCGACCCGGAGTTCACGCGGGCGCTGGAGGGCGACCCGAGTCGCTCGTGGGACCCGCGGGAGCTGCTCGCGTACGGCTACAAGCACCGGAACACCTTCGCGCCGGGCACGAAGTTCCAGTACTCCAACAGCAACCTCATCCTGCTCGGGCTGGTGATCGAGAAGGTCAGCGGCCGGCAGTTCGGCGACTTCCTGCACCAGCGGGTGCTCCGCCCGGCCCGCCTGCACCACACGCTGCTCCCCGAGGGCGCCGAGTTCCCCGAGCCGCACGCACGCGGCTACACCAACCAGACGCTGAGCGGCGCGTACGTCGACTCGACGAACTGGAACCCCAGCTGGGCCTGGTCCGCCGGGGCGATGATCTCGAACCTGCACGACCTGCGCCGCTGGGCCAGGGTCGTCGCCACCGGGACGCTGCTCAGCCCGGAGACCCAGCGGGAGCGTCTCAAGACGCTGCCGACCGGCTTCCCCGGTACGTCGTACGGCCTCGGCATCCTGAAGACCGGCGGATGGATCGGGCACAACGGCTCCCTGCCGGGCTACGAGAGCGTGACCGTCTACCTCCCTTCGCAGAAGGCCACGTTGGTGCTGATGCTGAACACGGACGCCATGCACGAGGGCCAGGAGCCGTCCTCGCTCCTCGCCCGGGCGATCACCGAGATCGTCACCCCGGACAACGTCTACGACCGCCCGGTCCCCGCGCGCTAG